A window of Salinibacter grassmerensis contains these coding sequences:
- a CDS encoding OsmC family protein, giving the protein MSEKSCLTLNIDNFNDFAEQVQEDPSKADFSFTTTTRWQGGAQSETEARGRTISADEPEDLGGQDSAIDPVELLLASLGSCLSIGLVTQAAKRDVDFNDFEIEVTGDLDLRGYLGVDDTVRPGFTNIEYTVRIDSDAEPEVLHEILEAAEAGSPMYDNILNGVSVTSNLETEPALAGDGAPA; this is encoded by the coding sequence ATGTCCGAAAAAAGCTGCTTGACCCTCAATATCGACAACTTTAACGACTTCGCAGAGCAGGTCCAGGAGGACCCCAGCAAGGCGGACTTTTCGTTTACAACGACAACCCGCTGGCAAGGCGGCGCGCAAAGCGAGACGGAAGCGCGCGGGCGCACCATCTCCGCCGACGAACCGGAAGATCTCGGCGGTCAGGATAGTGCTATCGACCCGGTAGAGCTTCTTCTTGCCTCGCTGGGCAGCTGCCTGTCGATTGGCCTCGTCACACAGGCCGCAAAGCGTGACGTCGACTTCAACGACTTCGAGATCGAGGTCACCGGTGACCTCGACCTGCGCGGCTACCTCGGCGTCGACGACACGGTCCGCCCTGGCTTTACGAATATCGAGTACACGGTCCGCATCGATAGCGATGCTGAACCAGAAGTCCTTCATGAGATCCTAGAGGCCGCCGAGGCCGGGTCGCCGATGTACGATAACATCCTAAACGGCGTCTCAGTCACCTCAAACTTGGAGACCGAGCCGGCCCTCGCTGGAGACGGCGCCCCAGCGTGA
- a CDS encoding FCD domain-containing protein, with protein sequence MHAEGEHRAILDAIRAGDASLAEERMKAHLEGVRDIIQKWSPERSPVPSE encoded by the coding sequence ATCCATGCTGAAGGCGAGCACCGTGCGATTCTCGATGCCATTCGAGCCGGAGATGCATCGCTAGCAGAGGAGAGGATGAAGGCCCACCTAGAGGGAGTTCGGGACATCATTCAGAAATGGAGTCCCGAACGGAGCCCAGTCCCGTCGGAGTAG
- a CDS encoding PIN domain-containing protein, translating into MVGRSEERALIEAFASGEGALRAADPPSIGSVSLDPDDDKFLECALELEAEFIVPRDSDLLELGSYMGIPILTPREFLKQVGQAPEEQ; encoded by the coding sequence GTGGTAGGCAGGTCGGAGGAGCGCGCCCTGATCGAAGCGTTTGCCTCCGGGGAGGGCGCTTTGCGCGCCGCCGACCCACCGTCGATTGGAAGCGTAAGCCTAGATCCAGACGACGATAAATTTCTCGAATGCGCTCTGGAGCTGGAGGCGGAGTTCATCGTGCCTAGAGATTCGGATCTTCTGGAGCTCGGGTCCTACATGGGGATCCCAATCCTCACGCCTCGGGAGTTTCTCAAGCAGGTCGGGCAAGCGCCCGAGGAACAGTGA
- a CDS encoding flavodoxin family protein, whose protein sequence is MSLNEEQSLTERQQALCDDSDTDFSDLSALFLNCTLKPSPESSHTRSLIDVSAAIMEENGVDVEVVRPVDLDLAPGVYGDMTEHGAGADDWPALYQKVLGANILVLGSPIWLGEKSSVCQRVIERLYGNSGDLNDEGQYAYYGRAGGCLITGNEDGIKHCSMGILYALQHLGYTIPPQADAGWIGEAGPGPSYGDEREDGSRVGTDNDFTQRNTTFMTWNLMHTALQLHEAGGVPAHGNQRSEWEAGCRFDHPNPEHR, encoded by the coding sequence ATGTCCCTGAACGAAGAGCAGTCCTTGACCGAACGGCAGCAGGCCCTCTGCGATGATTCGGACACCGACTTTTCGGATCTCAGTGCCCTCTTCCTCAACTGCACGCTCAAACCGTCTCCCGAGTCCTCGCACACGCGGTCCCTCATCGACGTGTCTGCCGCCATCATGGAGGAAAACGGCGTGGACGTGGAGGTGGTGCGGCCCGTCGACCTCGACCTCGCCCCCGGCGTGTACGGCGACATGACCGAACACGGCGCCGGCGCCGACGACTGGCCCGCCCTCTACCAGAAGGTTTTGGGCGCCAACATCCTGGTGCTCGGCTCCCCCATCTGGCTCGGCGAAAAGTCGTCCGTCTGCCAGCGGGTGATCGAGCGGCTCTACGGCAACTCAGGTGACCTCAACGACGAGGGCCAGTACGCATACTACGGCCGCGCCGGGGGCTGCCTCATTACCGGCAACGAGGACGGCATCAAGCACTGCTCCATGGGCATCCTCTACGCCCTCCAGCACCTCGGCTACACCATTCCGCCCCAGGCCGATGCGGGTTGGATCGGAGAGGCCGGCCCCGGTCCCAGCTACGGCGACGAGCGGGAGGACGGCTCGCGTGTCGGGACCGATAACGACTTTACGCAGCGCAACACCACGTTTATGACATGGAACCTGATGCACACCGCCCTCCAGCTTCACGAGGCCGGCGGCGTGCCCGCCCACGGCAACCAGCGGTCCGAATGGGAGGCCGGCTGCCGCTTCGACCATCCGAATCCGGAGCACCGCTAG